The sequence GACACGCAACTCGAATCAGGCTGCCGAGATCAATGCAACACACACCAATAATCAATATTTGCCAGGGATTACTCTACCCGCCAACATTATTGGCACCACCGATATGGAGGCGGCTGTCTCAGGTTCCAAAGCTGTAGTGATTGTAGCCCCTTCTTCCGCCATGCGACAGGTAGCACGCAGCCTGAAGCCATTCTGGAAGAAAGATATGTTATGTGTCCACGCCACGAAGGGCTTTGAGACTGAGAGCATGAAACGGATGTCAACGGTAATATCAGAGGAGCTCGGCTGTACAGAAGCACAGGTGGTTGTACTCTCCGGGCCTAGTCATGCTGAGGAGGTAGTACGCCTGTGTCCAACAACAGTTGTGGTGGCCTCGCCTGAAGATAAACTTGCCGCTGCAGCGCAGGAATTGTTCATCAATAATGATTTCCGTGTCTATACGAACCGTGATCAGGTTGGTGTTGAGCTGGCTGGAGCACTCAAGAATATAATCGCTCTCGGCGCAGGTCTTTCTGACGGCCTCGGCTACGGAGACAATGCCAAAGCGGCGTTACTTACGCGTGGATTGGCTGAGATATCTCGGGTTGGCGTTGAACTGGGCGCAAACCCACTGACCTTCTCAGGACTTGCAGGGATTGGTGACCTTGTGGTAACAGCGACCAGCAAGCACAGCCGTAATTGGCGTGCAGGCT comes from Paenibacillus sp. 19GGS1-52 and encodes:
- a CDS encoding NAD(P)H-dependent glycerol-3-phosphate dehydrogenase — translated: MSDKVTVLVAGSWGTALASVLAANHSEVYLWTRNSNQAAEINATHTNNQYLPGITLPANIIGTTDMEAAVSGSKAVVIVAPSSAMRQVARSLKPFWKKDMLCVHATKGFETESMKRMSTVISEELGCTEAQVVVLSGPSHAEEVVRLCPTTVVVASPEDKLAAAAQELFINNDFRVYTNRDQVGVELAGALKNIIALGAGLSDGLGYGDNAKAALLTRGLAEISRVGVELGANPLTFSGLAGIGDLVVTATSKHSRNWRAGSMLGQGKPLPEVLESMGMVVEGIRTTEAAYAISVKLGVQMPITDQIYHVLFKGRTPRNAVEALMGRDRKTEMESISQETWEQWHS